A genomic region of Deinococcus aerolatus contains the following coding sequences:
- a CDS encoding alpha/beta fold hydrolase — translation MHFHAFRRGQGPPLLLLHGLGSNWRTWQPILDGLTAHREVIAVDLPGFGHTPALDGPVSVKTLADAITTFLHEHDLIGTDVVGNSMGGRLAMELARRGVVGAVVALDPGGFQQGWEQPFFDRTGQLSLGLIRLSRPLMPLLTRTRWGRTLLFAQYSSHPWDIPADVALAEMKSYAASPSVRELRRSLILRGGDLPPGTATDTLTQPMVIAWGHYDRVCLPRQAWRALRLFPQAQVYWFEHSGHCPQWDSPAETVQLLLNVTERTTRPDAAKGAEAVDQGVQPSL, via the coding sequence ATGCATTTTCACGCCTTCCGCCGCGGTCAGGGTCCACCGCTTCTCCTCCTGCACGGCCTCGGCAGCAACTGGCGCACGTGGCAGCCCATTTTGGACGGATTGACTGCCCACCGCGAGGTTATCGCCGTGGACTTGCCGGGGTTCGGACACACCCCAGCCCTTGATGGCCCGGTGTCGGTTAAGACCCTCGCGGACGCCATCACCACCTTTCTCCACGAACATGACCTGATCGGGACGGACGTCGTGGGCAACTCCATGGGGGGCCGCCTGGCCATGGAACTGGCCCGCCGCGGCGTGGTGGGGGCCGTCGTCGCCCTGGATCCGGGCGGCTTTCAGCAGGGTTGGGAACAGCCGTTTTTTGACCGGACAGGTCAACTGTCTCTGGGACTGATTCGACTTTCCCGTCCCCTGATGCCCCTGCTGACCCGCACCCGGTGGGGACGCACGCTGCTGTTTGCCCAGTACTCCTCCCATCCCTGGGACATTCCTGCAGACGTAGCGCTCGCTGAAATGAAGTCCTATGCAGCGTCACCCTCCGTGCGGGAACTCAGGCGCAGTTTGATCCTGAGGGGAGGGGACCTGCCACCGGGCACAGCCACCGACACCTTGACCCAGCCCATGGTGATTGCTTGGGGCCACTATGACCGGGTGTGTCTGCCCCGGCAGGCATGGCGGGCCTTGCGTCTGTTTCCGCAGGCGCAGGTCTACTGGTTCGAACACAGCGGACATTGTCCGCAGTGGGACAGTCCCGCCGAGACGGTGCAATTGCTCCTCAACGTGACGGAGCGGACCACTCGGCCGGATGCCGCAAAGGGCGCCGAGGCGGTTGACCAGGGCGTGCAG
- a CDS encoding HNH endonuclease: protein MKRHKTYRKTRDNATGKTRSLHRVLAEEMLARPLSPGEIVHHRDGDSTNNDPGNLLVLPSQRYHAHIEYHLRCARRGMPSLFPELFRDVTEDRRGTLFESVIP, encoded by the coding sequence GTGAAACGCCACAAGACCTATCGTAAGACACGCGACAATGCGACAGGTAAGACCCGTTCGCTGCACCGCGTCCTGGCCGAGGAAATGCTCGCCCGGCCCCTGTCCCCCGGCGAGATTGTCCATCACCGCGATGGCGACAGCACCAACAATGACCCAGGCAACCTGCTGGTGCTGCCCAGCCAGCGCTACCACGCCCACATCGAGTACCACCTCCGCTGCGCCAGGCGCGGGATGCCCAGCCTGTTCCCGGAGCTGTTCCGGGACGTCACCGAGGACCGACGCGGCACGCTGTTCGAGAGCGTCATTCCTTAA
- a CDS encoding helix-turn-helix domain-containing protein: protein MYKGRKKTLTSAQVNDLQQRAEQGESKTSIARDFGISRETVYQYLKAASAV, encoded by the coding sequence GTGTACAAGGGACGCAAAAAGACGCTGACGAGCGCTCAGGTCAATGATCTGCAGCAGCGTGCAGAGCAGGGCGAGTCGAAAACCAGTATTGCCAGGGACTTCGGCATCAGCCGGGAGACCGTCTACCAGTACCTGAAGGCCGCCTCCGCCGTATAG
- a CDS encoding helix-turn-helix domain-containing protein yields the protein MGRGQELMLRLSQSELERISAAAQQIGLETDAFMRHAALTLAGNIKPRQHGQYQLSSIYREAASRGHVWAEGKSVRQLAILSGSYVTSVQNHLQAAYDIRAFRTLTERQIDSIRERYAAGDIRQEIAADLGVSNVTIGRYLKGQPTRWEREAREVRDRLRKSVPQEAPTEASSVPPNVQGLRNWAERLFAERAATLTWPTSSQFIAETLFDGNRAVARDWTGRMVRKGRLERLAPGWFTLGSMQDSTGKQ from the coding sequence ATGGGGCGCGGACAGGAACTGATGCTGCGGCTCAGCCAGAGCGAATTGGAACGGATCTCCGCCGCCGCTCAGCAGATTGGACTCGAGACCGACGCCTTCATGAGACATGCCGCCCTGACGCTGGCCGGGAACATCAAGCCACGCCAGCACGGCCAATACCAGCTCAGCAGCATCTACCGCGAAGCCGCCAGCCGTGGCCACGTGTGGGCCGAGGGCAAGTCCGTGAGACAACTAGCGATACTCAGCGGATCGTACGTCACCAGCGTACAGAATCACCTGCAAGCCGCCTACGATATCCGGGCGTTCCGCACCCTCACCGAGCGCCAGATCGACTCCATTCGCGAGCGCTACGCCGCTGGGGACATACGTCAGGAGATTGCCGCTGACCTGGGCGTCTCCAATGTCACCATCGGCAGATACCTCAAAGGTCAGCCGACGCGTTGGGAACGTGAGGCCAGAGAAGTGCGAGACCGTTTGCGGAAATCAGTGCCTCAGGAGGCACCGACCGAGGCTTCTTCTGTCCCGCCCAATGTTCAGGGCCTGCGCAACTGGGCCGAGCGTCTGTTCGCCGAACGCGCCGCCACCCTGACCTGGCCCACGTCGAGTCAGTTCATTGCGGAGACGCTGTTTGACGGGAACCGGGCGGTGGCCCGGGACTGGACAGGCCGGATGGTCCGCAAAGGCCGTCTGGAACGTCTGGCCCCCGGATGGTTCACGCTGGGAAGCATGCAAGACAGCACGGGCAAGCAATGA
- a CDS encoding PulJ/GspJ family protein, with product MKHQRQAGFTLIELLVAMGLLGILLLALNSVESLTTTSSVKLTGQANRLRSLQDSVGYVGDRVRVARDLRTSVTVDGVSCTLTPAMGAYPCFAMLVTEAQQLGKVDQYDANTSLYLVYRFIPRSQLVAADKAPDSWADTNTLALVESRTVVCSPNPPALPCTRANPAPSGSVTMPDAVPASLNTSATNVIMDYGTLEGSGGSFTPFNYDSATGALKLAFRQKQLERGAVQYSPGGGPLEVTVQRRN from the coding sequence ATGAAACATCAACGGCAGGCTGGCTTCACCCTCATCGAGTTGCTGGTGGCCATGGGGCTGCTGGGCATTCTGTTGCTGGCGCTCAACAGCGTGGAATCTTTAACCACGACAAGTTCAGTGAAGCTCACCGGGCAAGCCAATCGCCTGCGAAGCCTTCAGGACTCAGTCGGGTACGTGGGAGACCGGGTACGGGTGGCCCGCGATCTGCGAACCAGCGTGACCGTGGACGGCGTGAGCTGCACCCTGACGCCTGCAATGGGCGCCTATCCCTGCTTCGCGATGCTGGTGACCGAGGCGCAGCAGCTCGGCAAAGTGGACCAGTACGACGCCAATACCTCCCTGTACCTGGTCTACCGCTTTATTCCGCGCTCTCAGCTTGTGGCGGCCGACAAGGCGCCAGACAGCTGGGCGGACACCAACACGTTGGCGTTGGTGGAGTCGCGAACGGTGGTGTGCTCACCGAATCCTCCCGCACTGCCCTGCACCAGGGCGAATCCTGCCCCCAGCGGCAGCGTCACGATGCCAGACGCTGTTCCTGCCAGCCTGAACACCTCAGCAACCAACGTGATCATGGATTACGGCACCCTGGAGGGGAGTGGAGGAAGCTTCACGCCCTTTAACTACGATTCGGCCACCGGAGCTTTGAAGTTGGCATTCCGACAGAAGCAACTGGAACGGGGCGCCGTGCAGTACAGCCCCGGCGGCGGTCCACTGGAAGTCACTGTCCAGCGCCGCAACTGA
- a CDS encoding prepilin-type N-terminal cleavage/methylation domain-containing protein, which yields MKGRAESGLTLVEVMVAVGIFAVLIGAILPIISDLFRVNRDTVNVQTIGSYAQSVGEQTRTLWLTRVTPVAPSTDAYPSFTAGQVPNPLPSPPANVSCAAPLVEAVGSASPVGRRRLTVTCTPPGKPAMVFVIEIGRPE from the coding sequence GTGAAGGGCAGGGCCGAGAGCGGATTGACGTTGGTCGAAGTGATGGTGGCCGTCGGCATCTTTGCGGTGTTGATCGGGGCCATCCTGCCGATTATTTCGGACCTGTTCAGGGTGAACCGCGACACAGTCAATGTTCAGACGATCGGCAGCTACGCCCAGAGCGTGGGCGAGCAGACACGGACGCTGTGGTTGACCCGCGTGACGCCCGTGGCGCCGAGCACAGACGCCTATCCATCTTTCACAGCTGGGCAGGTACCCAATCCGCTTCCCTCTCCCCCCGCCAACGTGAGTTGTGCCGCGCCCCTGGTTGAGGCCGTGGGCTCCGCCTCTCCAGTGGGCCGCCGCCGGCTCACGGTGACCTGCACCCCACCAGGGAAGCCCGCGATGGTCTTTGTAATTGAAATCGGCAGGCCCGAATGA
- a CDS encoding type II secretion system protein, with protein MNTRGFTLLEVLTVIAVLGILMAIATPSYLAYLQRLTVQQGVQQFARDVDRARSQARRTNSCRIFSVVGPSSYQIQSYASPNCAGTPITETLNMPAGTQLTLKSVQGSASFRPPYGVNFTAMPVDVTVASTSHVNVTRTLRITAVMGSVVIQ; from the coding sequence ATGAACACCCGGGGGTTTACGCTGCTTGAAGTGCTGACGGTCATTGCCGTGCTGGGAATCTTGATGGCGATAGCCACCCCCAGTTATCTGGCTTACCTGCAACGGCTGACCGTGCAGCAGGGCGTGCAGCAGTTCGCACGCGACGTGGACCGTGCGCGCAGTCAGGCCAGGCGCACCAATTCCTGCCGCATCTTTAGTGTGGTGGGTCCCAGCAGCTATCAGATTCAGTCCTACGCTTCCCCCAACTGCGCGGGTACGCCGATCACGGAGACGCTCAATATGCCGGCCGGCACCCAGCTGACTCTCAAATCCGTGCAGGGCAGCGCGTCATTTCGGCCCCCGTATGGCGTGAACTTTACCGCCATGCCAGTGGACGTGACGGTGGCCAGCACCAGCCATGTCAACGTTACTAGAACCCTGCGCATCACGGCTGTGATGGGCTCGGTGGTCATCCAGTGA
- a CDS encoding recombinase family protein, whose product MNESTRGHRLGYTRVSSEDQNTIRQLDGLSFDKVFTDKVSGGNANRPQLTALLGHAREGDTVVVHSMDRLARNLDDLRALVNGLTDKGVRVEFIKEGLTFTGEDSAMSRLLLSGGQEGWRVQGTQKDADERSGQ is encoded by the coding sequence ATGAACGAGTCCACCAGAGGCCACCGCCTCGGCTACACCCGTGTTTCGTCCGAGGACCAGAACACCATCCGCCAACTGGATGGCCTGAGCTTCGACAAGGTGTTCACCGACAAGGTCAGCGGCGGGAACGCCAACCGCCCCCAGTTGACCGCCCTGCTGGGTCACGCCCGCGAAGGGGACACCGTGGTGGTCCACAGCATGGACCGCCTCGCCCGCAACCTCGACGATCTCCGCGCCCTGGTTAATGGATTAACGGACAAAGGCGTGCGGGTCGAGTTCATCAAGGAGGGGCTGACCTTCACCGGGGAAGACTCGGCGATGTCCAGGCTGCTGCTCAGCGGCGGCCAAGAAGGCTGGCGTGTACAAGGGACGCAAAAAGACGCTGACGAGCGCTCAGGTCAATGA